From Rhizobium sp. BT03, one genomic window encodes:
- a CDS encoding molybdopterin-binding protein encodes MSRLITRRRFLIGSTLTASALGLSGCDALVESDRTKSVLKVAEGFSMKTQRFLLGDNALAREFSEADLSPVFRSNGTSMPDNPQYLDWMSRQFSTWRLDVGGLVEKPAQLSLAQLKAMPSRSQITRHDCVEGWSAIGKWTGLPLGALLQSVGLKPEARYIVFHCADEYEKTLDGTGWYYESIDLVDAFHPQTILAYSMNGRDLEVAHGAPLRLRVERQLGYKQAKYLTRIEAVADLGRLYGGNGGFWEDRGYEWYAGI; translated from the coding sequence ATGAGCCGCCTGATCACCCGCCGCCGCTTCCTGATCGGCTCCACCCTGACCGCCTCCGCACTGGGATTGAGCGGCTGCGACGCATTGGTCGAGAGCGACCGGACGAAGTCGGTCCTGAAGGTCGCCGAGGGCTTCAGCATGAAGACGCAGCGCTTCCTGCTCGGCGACAACGCGCTCGCCCGTGAATTCAGTGAGGCGGATCTCTCGCCGGTCTTTCGCTCGAACGGCACCAGCATGCCCGACAACCCGCAATATCTCGACTGGATGAGCCGGCAGTTCTCGACCTGGAGGCTTGATGTCGGCGGGCTTGTGGAAAAACCGGCTCAGCTCTCGCTCGCGCAGTTGAAGGCGATGCCGTCGCGCAGCCAGATCACCCGGCACGACTGCGTCGAAGGCTGGAGCGCGATCGGTAAATGGACGGGTCTGCCACTCGGCGCCTTGCTGCAATCGGTCGGGCTCAAGCCCGAGGCTCGTTACATCGTGTTCCACTGCGCCGATGAATACGAAAAGACGCTGGATGGCACCGGCTGGTATTATGAGAGTATCGATCTGGTCGATGCCTTCCATCCGCAGACGATCCTTGCTTATTCGATGAACGGACGCGACCTGGAAGTGGCGCATGGAGCGCCGCTGAGGCTGAGGGTCGAGCGGCAGCTCGGTTACAAACAGGCGAAATATCTGACCCGCATCGAAGCGGTCGCCGATCTCGGCCGGCTTTATGGCGGCAATGGCGGCTTCTGGGAAGATCGCGGCTATGAATGGTATGCCGGCATATAG